The proteins below come from a single Aegilops tauschii subsp. strangulata cultivar AL8/78 chromosome 6, Aet v6.0, whole genome shotgun sequence genomic window:
- the LOC109740734 gene encoding heavy metal-associated isoprenylated plant protein 45-like produces MLRFWRTRRSTASSNALSIVEMNVHMDCEGCEKRIRKAMSRLEGVSTVEIDMDTQKVTVTGYVDRRRVLRAARRTGRAAEFWPWPYDAGYYPFAIQYLEDDTYLPTHKYHLHGYNDPVVGYYPGHAFTHVLDDRALALFNDDNVHACTVM; encoded by the exons ATGCTACGCTTTTGGAGGACGCGGAGGAGCACTGCCTCGTCGAACGCCCTGTCC ATCGTGGAGATGAATGTCCACATGGACTGCGAGGGCTGCGAGAAGAGAATAAGGAAGGCCATGTCCCGGCTCGAAG GAGTGAGCACGGTGGAGATCGACATGGACACGCAGAAGGTGACAGTGACGGGGTACGTGGACCGGCGGAGGGTGCTCCGGGCGGCGCGGCGCACGGGGAGGGCGGCCGAGTTCTGGCCGTGGCCGTACGACGCCGGGTACTACCCGTTCGCGATACAGTACCTGGAGGACGACACGTACCTGCCCACGCACAAGTACCACCTCCACGGCTACAACGATCCGGTGGTGGGCTACTACCCCGGCCACGCCTTCACGCACGTCCTCGACGACCGCGCGCTCGCGCTCTTCAACGACGACAACGTACACGCCTGCACCGTCATGTGA